One window from the genome of Chionomys nivalis chromosome 14, mChiNiv1.1, whole genome shotgun sequence encodes:
- the LOC130886633 gene encoding protocadherin beta-15-like has product MKMGKEHRQRQVLLIFLLLGVAGAGWEPRHYFVLEETPSGTFLADLLKELGLGVAELAARGAQVVSEDNESRLQLDLQTGKLILNEKLDREELCGPIEPCVTHFQVLLKKPLEIFRAALRVGDINDHSPEFPEREMTVKILESSSVGSVFLLKGAQDLDVGNNSIQNYSLSTNSHFHVSTQTRGDGRKYPELVLDQELDREEQAEFRLTLTALDGGFPPRTGTSQIRIIVLDVNDNAPEFAQALYQVQIPESSPVGSLVAKVSAKDLDTGTNGEISYSFFHRSQEMSKTFELNALSGEVRLIKTLDFETASSYEIDVEASDGGGLSGKCSISIQVVDVNDNYPELTVSSLTSPIPENSPETEVALFRIRDRDSGENGKTVCSIQDGIPFALEPSVENFYRLMTESGLDRESRAEYNITITITDMGTPRLTTQHTITVQVSDVNDNAPAFNQSSYTLFVQENNSPALHIGTISATDSDSGSNAHITYSLLPIQDPQLDLASLISINANNGQLFALRALDYEVLKTFEFRVDATDQGLPALSSQVLVRVQVLDANDNAPFVLYPLQNASAPYTELLPRAAEPGYLVTKVVAVDSDSGQNAWLSFQLLKATEPGLFSVWAHNGEVRTSRLLSERDAPKHRLLLLVKDNGDPPRSASVTLHVLVVDGFSQPYLPLPEVARDVTGYNDDLLTLYLVIALASVSSLFLLSVLLFVVVRLCRRARASSLGGCSVPEGHFPGHLVDVSGAGTLSQSYQYEVCLTGDSQSNEFRFMKPVFTNIQNQFPGKELEVQPDFFLLFIVKYEMDDWRKFSS; this is encoded by the exons ATGAAGATGGGAAAGGAGCACAGACAAAGGCAAGTTCTGTTGATCTTTCTCTTATTGGGAGTGGCTGGGGCGGGCTGGGAGCCCCGCCATTACTTTGTTTTGGAGGAAACACCCAGCGGCACGTTTTTGGCTGATCTGCTCAAGGAGTTAGGGCTGGGAGTTGCAGAGCTGGCTGCTAGAGGAGCCCAGGTGGTCTCTGAGGATAACGAATCCCGCTTGCAGCTTGATCTACAGACTGGGAAgctaatattaaatgaaaaattggACCGAGAGGAGCTGTGCGGCCCCATTGAGCCCTGTGTCACACATTTCCAAGTGTTACTGAAAAAACCACTGGAAATATTTCGAGCTGCGCTACGAGTGGGAGACATAAATGATCATTCTCCCGAGTTTCCTGAGAGAGAAATGACGGTGAAGATCCTGGAGAGTAGCTCTGTTGGTTCTGTGTTTCTACTTAAAGGCGCTCAGGATTTGGATGTGGGCAACAACAGCATTCAAAACTATAGCCTCAGTACCAATTCCCATTTCCATGTTTCCACCCAAACCCGAGGTGATGGGAGGAAATACCCAGAGCTGGTGCTGGACCAAGAGCTTGACCGCGAGGAGCAGGCAGAGTTCAGATTAACTCTGACAGCGCTGGATGGAGGTTTTCCGCCCAGGACTGGCACCTCACAAATCCGGATTATTGTCTTGGATGTCAATGACAACGCCCCTGAGTTTGCACAAGCGCTCTATCAGGTGCAGATCCCAGAGAGCAGCCCCGTGGGTTCCCTGGTTGCTAAGGTCTCAGCCAAGGATTTAGATACTGGGACAAACGGAGAAATATCGTATTCTTTTTTTCATCGTTCTCAGGAGATGAGTAAAACTTTTGAGCTAAACGCCCTCTCAGGAGAAGTTCGACTAATTAAAACACTGGACTTCGAGACAGCATCTTCATATGAAATAGACGTAGAGGCATCTGATGGCGGAGGGCTTTCTGGGAAATGTTCTATTTCTATTCAGGTGGTGGATGTCAATGATAATTACCCAGAACTAACTGTTTCCTCGCTCACCAGCCCCATCCCAGAAAACTCACCAGAGACAGAAGTGGCTCTATTTCGAATTCGGGACCGAGACTCTGGGGAAAATGGAAAGACAGTTTGTTCCATCCAAGATGGTATTCCTTTTGCACTGGAACCTTCTGTTGAAAACTTCTACAGACTGATGACAGAGAGCGGGTtagacagagagagcagagctgAGTACAACATCACCATCACAATCACCGACATGGGCACACCCAGGCTCACAACCCAGCACACCATAACAGTGCAGGTGTCTGACGTCAACGACAATGCCCCCGCCTTCAATCAAAGCTCCTACACCCTGTTTGTCCAGGAGAACAACAGCCCCGCCCTGCACATAGGCACCATCAGCGCCACAGACTCAGACTCAGGCTCCAATGCCCACATCACCTACTCGCTGCTGCCCATCCAAGACCCGCAGCTGGATCTCGCCTCGCTCATCTCCATCAATGCCAACAACGGGCAGCTGTTCGCGCTCAGGGCGCTGGACTACGAGGTCCTGAAGACCTTCGAGTTCCGCGTGGACGCCACAGACCAAGGCTTGCCCGCGCTCAGCAGTCAGGTGCTGGTGAGGGTCCAAGTGCTGGACGCCAACGACAATGCGCCCTTCGTGCTCTACCCTCTGCAGAACGCCTCTGCGCCCTACACAGAGCTGCTGCCCAGGGCAGCGGAACCCGGCTACCTGGTCACCAAGGTGGTGGCGGTGGACAGTGACTCGGGCCAGAATGCCTGGCTGTCCTTCCAGCTGCTGAAGGCCACGGAGCCAGGGCTGTTCAGCGTGTGGGCTCACAATGGCGAGGTGCGCACCTCCAGGCTTCTGAGTGAGCGCGATGCTCCCAAgcacaggctgctgctgctggtcaaGGACAATGGCGATCCTCCGCGGTCTGCCAGTGTCACTCTGCATGTGCTGGTGGTGGATGGCTTCTCTCAGCCCTACCTTCCTCTGCCGGAGGTGGCTCGCGACGTCACGGGCTACAATGACGACCTGCTCACGCTGTACCTGGTCATCGCCTTGGCGtctgtgtcttctctcttcctgttgtctgtgctgctgtttgTGGTGGTGAGGCTGTGCAGGAGGGCCAGGGCGTCCTCTCTGGGTGGCTGCTCTGTGCCTGAGGGACACTTTCCTGGCCACCTGGTAGATGTCAGCGGCGCGGGGACCCTGTCCCAGAGTTACCAGTATGAGGTGTGTCTGACCGGAGACTCTCAGAGTAATGAGTTTAGGTTCATGAAGCCAGTGTTTACCAATATTCAAAACC AATTTCCAGGGAAAGAGTTGGAAGTACAGCCtgatttcttcttgttgtttatAGTAAAATATGAGATGGATGACTGGAGGAAATTTTCTTCCTAA
- the LOC130886712 gene encoding protocadherin beta-18-like, translated as MTEPGVWRAVQHIRQVLLCFVFLEGSLVLSETWSYSVAEEMETGSSIANIIKDMGVGDLAARGARVIFDDYQPYLRLEPETGNLLLNEKLDREALCGTSEPCILHFQVLLENPLQFFQAELLVEDINDHTPTFLEKLIFLNISEGASPGSSFQMASAQDLDVGMNGVQNYTISPNPYFYLKLKDNGKGRKYTELVLDGSLDREKEPAISLILTALDGGSLPRSATALIQVVVVDVNDNAPEFERTPYEVQVPENSPVDSLVTKVSATDLDTGVNGEISYSFSHVSGDVWKTFRIHPVSGEVHLKAPLDFEVIQSYTINVQAIDSGSLSGKSAIIVQVIDVNDNPPEIVFASLMSPIPENCLSEMVVAVFSVRDQDSGDNGRMLCSIQDNLPFLLKPTFKNFYTLVTENTLDRERRAEYNITITVTDMGTPRLTTQHTITVQVSDVNDNAPAFTQTSYTLFVPENNSPALHIGTISATDSDSGSNAHITYSLLPIQDPQLDLASLISINANNGQLFVLRALDYEALRTFEFRVDATDQGSPALSSQALVRVHVLDVNDNAPFVLYPLQNASAPYTELLPRAAEPGYLVTKVVAVDSDSGQNAWLSFQLLKATEPGMFSVWAHNGEVRTSRLLSERDAPKHRLLLLVKDNGDPPRSASVTLHVLVVDGFSQPYLPLPEVARDPTHDDDDLLTLYLVIALASVSSLFLLSGLLFVGVKLCRRARAASLGSCSVPEGHFPRHLVDVSGAGTLSQSYQYEVCLTGVSDTKDFQFLKSVSPSHEVVNFMEENSTSVNGLGYN; from the coding sequence ATGACGGAGCCAGGAGTGTGGAGGGCTGTTCAGCATATAAGGCAagtgctgctttgttttgttttcctggaagGGTCCTTGGTTCTTTCCGAGACCTGGAGCTATTCTGTGGCAGAAGAAATGGAGACCGGCTCCTCTATAGCCAATATAATTAAAGATATGGGTGTGGGAGACCTGGCTGCACGAGGAGCCAGAGTTATATTTGATGACTATCAGCCTTATTTGCGCTTAGAACCTGAGACCGGCAACTTGCTCTTGAATGAAAAACTGGACAGGGAGGCACTCTGTGGTACCAGTGAACCCTGTATATTGCATTTCCAGGTGTTATTGGAAAATCCTTTGCAATTTTTTCAGGCTGAGCTTTTGGTTGAAGACATAAATGACCATACTCCCACATTCCTAGAGAAACTCATATTTCTAAATATCTCAGAAGGTGCTAGTCCAGGAAGCTCATTCCAAATGGCTAGTGCTCAGGACTTAGATGTAGGAATGAATGGTgtccaaaattatacaataagCCCTAACCCCTATTTCTACCTTAAGTTAAAAGACAATGGTAAgggaagaaaatacacagagttgGTACTGGATGGATctctggacagagaaaaggagccTGCAATTAGTTTAATACTAACAGCCCTGGATGGTGGGTCCCTGCCCAGGTCAGCGACGGCACTGATTCAAGTTGTGGTTGTAGATGTCAATGACAATGCCCCTGAGTTTGAAAGAACACCGTATGAGGTTCAAGTACCAGAGAACAGCCCTGTGGACTCACTGGTAACCAAGGTGTCAGCTACAGATCTGGACACAGGGGTAAATGGAGAAATATCTTATTCATTTTCTCATGTCTCTGGAGATGTATGGAAAACATTCAGAATCCATCCAGTTTCTGGTGAAGTCCATTTGAAAGCACCCCTAGATTTTGAGGTAATTCAGTCTTATACAATAAATGTTCAAGCTATTGACAGTGGGAGTCTCTCCGGAAAATCAGCCATTATTGTTCAAGTTATAGACGTGAATGACAACCCACCAGAAATAGTCTTTGCGTCTCTTATGAGCCCCATTCCCGAAAACTGCCTGTCAGAAATGGTAGTCGCTGTTTTCAGTGTGAGAGACCAAGACTCAGGAGACAATGGCCGAATGTTGTGCTCAATTCAAGACAACCTTCCTTTTCTCTTGAAACCTACTTTCAAAAATTTCTACACTCTAGTAACAGAGAATACactggacagagagagaagagctgAGTATAACATCACCATCACAGTCACCGACATGGGCACACCCAGGCTCACAACCCAGCACACCATAACAGTGCAGGTGTCAGACGTCAATGACAATGCCCCCGCCTTCACACAAACCTCCTACACACTGTTCGTTCCGGAGAACAACAGCCCCGCCCTGCACATAGGCACCATCAGCGCCACAGACTCAGACTCAGGCTCCAATGCCCACATCACCTACTCGCTGCTGCCCATCCAAGACCCGCAGCTGGATCTCGCCTCGCTCATCTCCATCAATGCCAACAACGGGCAGCTGTTCGTCCTCAGGGCGCTGGACTATGAGGCGCTGCGGACCTTCGAGTTCCGCGTGGACGCCACAGACCAAGGCTCTCCCGCGCTCAGCAGTCAGGCGCTGGTGCGGGTCCACGTGCTGGACGTCAACGACAATGCGCCCTTCGTGCTCTACCCGCTGCAGAATGCCTCTGCACCCTACACAGAGCTGCTGCCCAGGGCAGCGGAACCCGGCTACCTGGTCACCAAGGTGGTGGCGGTGGACAGTGACTCGGGCCAGAACGCTTGGTTGTCGTTCCAGCTGCTGAAGGCCACGGAACCCGGAATGTTCAGCGTGTGGGCTCACAATGGCGAGGTGCGCACCTCCAGGCTTCTGAGTGAGCGCGATGCTCCCAAGCACAGGCTGCTGTTGCTGGTCAAGGACAATGGCGATCCTCCGCGGTCTGCCAGTGTCACTCTGCATGTGCTGGTGGTGGATGGCTTCTCTCagccctacctgcctctgcctgaggtGGCGCGAGACCCCACACACGACGATGACGACTTGCTTACGCTGTACCTGGTCATTGCCTTGGCGTCTGTGTCTTCGCTTTTCCTTTTGTCTGGGCTGCTGTTCGTGGGAGTGAAGTTGTGCAGGAGGGCCCGGGCAGCTTCTCTGGGTAGTTGCTCTGTGCCTGAGGGACACTTTCCTAGACACCTGGTGGACGTGAGCGGAGCGGGTACCTTGTCCCAGAGTTACCAGTATGAGGTGTGTCTGACTGGAGTGTCAGATACCAAAGATTTTCAATTCCTAAAATCTGTGTCTCCCAGCCATGAGGTTGTGAATTTCATGGAAGAGAACTCTACTTCTGTTAATGGTTTGGGATACAATTAA